One stretch of Plutella xylostella chromosome 15, ilPluXylo3.1, whole genome shotgun sequence DNA includes these proteins:
- the LOC105380724 gene encoding zinc finger protein 485: MSRQINPQLSDITPAGQLCRVCLRCSKLYLSLFSLLRELQIYEHINNIVDVKIRDSDGYPDVICQACLEDLQVTIDFKERCLKSNLALINVVTPVIEDICKQEGETHEVKLENSPIKEEALYHFNDETYDNVESFCEVKETFFPSLSDKADGGYFSESLPHLPAKSQENVESDIENSLQNEGLPIKCESHPSQENTCPLCGKVFKSLLLYQKHVQKGEATSCLDTEKITASGVDESRIFYCKQCNYSSKRHAHVKRHLKTHTKVGVHVCEICNKSYNLHTKLLHHKRLVHDEHKQENEYQRIQKCTCNYCGRIFKSLHSYEKHKKDIEKKPCLDTEKITLTGVGTSRIFKCKECNFTSANLGKVKGHIEIHTKTRTHICQMCNKAYKSLTSLLHHKRLLHSEQPQQLYTCHVCGKQLKTNSALKNHLKLHDGNSKVECPYCKKLFNSTSLNHHLKRHTGPKGYQCDICQKDFYTKGEISGHIQIKHLTKQRYSCRFCGFKAKFTLARHEMRHTDSNVACKICGTFFDNESKLKAHTIQIHETEKTFACTICGHLSHTKRTMYKHISKNHKVKVTSEN, translated from the coding sequence ATGTCGAGACAAATAAACCCACAACTTAGCGACATTACTCCTGCTGGACAACTTTGTCGGGTGTGTCTGCGGTGTTCTAAGCTCTATTTGTCCCTGTTTTCTCTCCTGAGGGAACTCCAAATCTATGAACACATAAACAACATTGTCGATGTAAAGATCAGGGATTCTGATGGATATCCAGACGTGATATGTCAAGCATGCCTGGAAGATCTCCAAGTGACTATAGACTTCAAAGAGAGATGTTTGAAATCAAATTTAGCTCTTATTAATGTTGTGACTCCAGTTATTGAAGATATTTGTAAACAAGAAGGGGAAACCCATGAAGTGAAGTTGGAGAATTCCCCAATAAAAGAAGAAGCATTGTACCATTTTAATGATGAAACTTATGATAATGTTGAATCTTTCTGTGAGGTGAAAGAAACCTTTTTCCCATCATTATCAGATAAGGCTGACGGAGGATATTTTTCAGAATCACTACCCCATTTACCAGCTAAATCACAAGAAAATGTAGAAAGTGATATAGAAAATAGTTTGCAGAACGAAGGATTACCCATAAAGTGTGAATCACATCCATCACAAGAAAACACTTGCCCCCTTTGTGGGaaagtttttaaatcattACTTTTGTATCAAAAACATGTGCAGAAAGGGGAGGCCACATCCTGTTTAGACACTGAAAAAATTACAGCATCAGGTGTTGATGAATCcagaatattttattgtaaacaatGTAATTATTCATCCAAAAGACATGCACATGTTAAGAGACACTTAAAAACGCACACAAAAGTTGGAGTTCATGTTTGTGAAATCTGCAATAAATCATACAATCTTCACACTAAATTGTTGCATCATAAAAGACTAGTACACGATGAACACAAGCAGGAGAATGAATATCAAAGAATACAAAAGTGCACTTGCAATTATTGTGGCAGAATTTTCAAATCATTACATTCATATGAGAAACATAAGAAGGATATAGAAAAGAAGCCATGTCTTGATACTGAAAAAATTACACTAACAGGTGTAGGAACATCCAGGATATTTAAGTGTAAAGAGTGTAATTTTACATCTGCAAACCTAGGAAAAGTTAAGGGACACATAGAAATCCACACAAAAACAAGGACTCATATTTGTCAAATGTGCAATAAAGCATATAAAAGTTTGACTTCATTGTTGCATCATAAAAGATTATTGCACAGCGAGCAGCCACAGCAATTGTACACATGTCATGTATGTGGCAAACAACTGAAGACTAACTCTGCACTGAAAAATCACCTCAAGTTGCATGATGGAAATAGCAAAGTAGAATGTCCCTATTGTAAAAAACTCTTTAACTCAACATCATTAAATCACCATCTCAAAAGGCACACAGGTCCCAAGGGTTACCAGTGTGATATCTGTCAAAAAGACTTTTACACTAAAGGTGAAATTTCAGGGCACATACAAATTAAGCACCTAACAAAGCAAAGGTACAGTTGCCGTTTCTGTGGCTTCAAAGCTAAATTTACTCTGGCAAGACATGAGATGCGCCACACTGATAGCAATGTTGCATGCAAGATATGCGGTACGTTTTTTGATAATGAGTCTAAGTTGAAAGCTCACACTATTCAAATTCATGAAACTGAAAAAACATTTGCCTGTACTATTTGTGGACATCTCAGTCACACAAAAAGGACAATGTATAAACATATATCCAAAAACCATAAAGTAAAAGTTACTAGTGAGAATTGA